A genome region from Candidatus Latescibacterota bacterium includes the following:
- a CDS encoding type III pantothenate kinase, translated as MDMTDSMTTSVLVMDRGNGSLKAALFQNGSIVTRWRDEPADKILESVMDSEGDPKDIIIAYSSVVSEWAAGIEILAGKTGIRNLLRAGHDIDLPFRLLVDNPGSLGPDRICAACGASARGIDEAVIIDGGTAVTVDLLTSEGFCGGSIFPGFGIAAGVLSSGTAALPPVEVIRDPGRPPGRSTIEAIKRGVFHGVRGGVREILAATRLSAARPLPVLLTGGAAGLLLDVLEGDIISIPDLVFEGLYHISCLAFSSK; from the coding sequence ATGGATATGACAGATAGCATGACGACTTCCGTACTCGTAATGGACAGGGGGAACGGTTCCCTCAAGGCAGCCCTGTTCCAGAACGGGAGTATCGTGACGAGATGGCGAGACGAACCTGCAGATAAGATCCTGGAATCGGTAATGGATTCAGAGGGTGACCCGAAAGATATCATCATCGCTTACTCGAGCGTAGTATCTGAGTGGGCGGCTGGGATAGAGATCCTGGCCGGAAAAACAGGTATCCGAAATCTTCTCAGGGCAGGTCATGACATCGATCTTCCTTTCAGGTTGCTCGTGGATAATCCGGGCAGTCTCGGTCCGGACAGGATATGTGCCGCGTGTGGGGCCTCAGCTCGAGGAATAGATGAGGCTGTCATAATCGATGGGGGGACAGCTGTAACTGTCGACCTTTTGACCTCTGAAGGATTTTGTGGCGGTTCTATATTCCCCGGGTTCGGAATTGCCGCCGGGGTGCTTTCAAGTGGGACAGCCGCTCTTCCTCCTGTTGAAGTCATCCGGGACCCGGGCAGACCCCCTGGCCGGTCCACTATTGAAGCAATTAAAAGAGGCGTATTCCATGGAGTGAGGGGAGGAGTGAGGGAGATCCTTGCCGCGACCCGGCTATCCGCCGCCAGGCCGTTACCTGTCCTCCTGACAGGGGGGGCGGCAGGATTGCTGCTGGATGTATTGGAAGGTGATATCATTTCCATTCCAGACCTGGTTTTCGAAGGCCTCTATCATATCTCCTGCCTCGCATTCTCATCGAAATGA
- the groES gene encoding co-chaperone GroES, with protein MKIMPLADRVLVKPMDAIEVKKSGIIIPDTAKEKPQEGKVIAVGKGRRNDTTGERIELEVKKGDKVLYGKYSGTEITVDDAEYLILRESDILAVI; from the coding sequence ATGAAGATCATGCCGCTGGCTGACCGGGTGCTTGTTAAGCCGATGGATGCTATTGAAGTGAAAAAGAGCGGAATCATCATTCCGGATACAGCCAAGGAAAAACCTCAGGAAGGTAAAGTCATAGCGGTAGGCAAGGGCCGCCGTAACGATACTACCGGCGAGAGGATCGAGCTTGAGGTCAAGAAGGGCGACAAGGTCCTTTACGGGAAATATTCAGGAACAGAAATCACGGTTGATGACGCAGAGTATCTTATCCTCAGGGAAAGCGATATTCTGGCTGTCATATAA
- the groL gene encoding chaperonin GroEL (60 kDa chaperone family; promotes refolding of misfolded polypeptides especially under stressful conditions; forms two stacked rings of heptamers to form a barrel-shaped 14mer; ends can be capped by GroES; misfolded proteins enter the barrel where they are refolded when GroES binds), giving the protein MAKQLKFDTDARDRLKAGVDQLANAVKVTIGPRGRNVILDKKFGSPTITNDGVTIAKEIELKDPYENMGAQMVKEVATKTQDVAGDGTTTATILAQAIITEGLKNVTAGANPMFIKKGIHKAVEAAVGYIKKRSKQVRKREEIAAVATISANNDPEIGELIAEAMEKVGKDGVITVEEAKSMDTDLSVVEGMQFDRGYLSPYFVTDAERMETVIENGYILIYDKKISAMKDLLPVLEKVAQVNKALLIIAEDIEGEALATLVVNKLRGTLQVAAVKAPGFGDRRKAMLEDIAVLTGGKVISEDAGFKLENAIVTDLGQAKKISIDKDNSTIIEGAGKLSKVKERINQIKAQIEDTTSDYDREKLQERLAKLAGGVAVIKVGAATEIEMKEKKARVEDALAATRAAVEEGVVPGGGITLLHAATAVEKLDLKDEEKIGADIVAKALYEPAKMIAINAGREGSVIIEKIKHEKSPEIGYNAATGKFTSMIADGIVDPTKVARSSLQNAASVAALLLTTEVTITDIPEEKGPDMGAGGMGGMGGMGGMGGMM; this is encoded by the coding sequence ATGGCAAAGCAGTTGAAATTCGATACAGATGCCAGGGATCGCCTTAAAGCGGGCGTAGATCAGCTTGCCAACGCGGTCAAGGTGACTATTGGCCCAAGGGGCAGAAATGTGATCCTGGACAAAAAATTCGGTTCACCGACGATCACTAACGACGGTGTGACTATCGCAAAAGAGATCGAACTGAAGGACCCGTATGAGAACATGGGTGCCCAGATGGTCAAGGAAGTAGCTACAAAGACTCAGGATGTAGCTGGTGACGGTACGACCACAGCTACGATCCTCGCCCAGGCCATCATCACAGAGGGTCTGAAGAACGTTACGGCCGGCGCCAACCCGATGTTCATCAAGAAGGGCATCCACAAAGCCGTCGAGGCTGCCGTAGGTTATATCAAGAAGCGTTCGAAGCAGGTCCGCAAGCGTGAAGAGATCGCGGCCGTGGCCACCATCTCGGCGAACAACGATCCGGAGATCGGTGAGCTTATTGCCGAGGCTATGGAGAAGGTCGGCAAGGATGGAGTCATCACTGTCGAGGAAGCCAAGAGCATGGATACCGATCTGAGCGTAGTCGAAGGTATGCAGTTCGACCGCGGTTATCTCAGTCCCTATTTCGTGACCGATGCCGAGCGCATGGAAACTGTCATCGAAAACGGATATATCCTTATCTACGATAAGAAGATATCTGCTATGAAGGATCTTCTTCCCGTTCTCGAGAAGGTGGCGCAGGTCAACAAGGCTCTGCTTATCATCGCCGAGGATATCGAGGGAGAGGCGCTCGCGACACTAGTCGTCAACAAGCTCCGTGGCACCCTGCAGGTAGCAGCAGTCAAGGCTCCAGGGTTCGGCGACCGCCGCAAGGCCATGCTCGAGGATATAGCTGTTCTTACCGGTGGCAAGGTAATATCAGAGGATGCCGGGTTCAAGCTGGAGAACGCTATTGTCACCGATCTTGGCCAGGCCAAGAAGATCTCGATCGACAAGGACAACTCGACCATCATCGAGGGTGCTGGCAAGCTAAGCAAGGTAAAAGAGCGTATCAACCAGATCAAGGCCCAGATCGAGGATACCACTTCCGATTATGATCGCGAGAAACTTCAGGAGAGGCTTGCAAAGCTCGCCGGCGGAGTCGCCGTCATCAAGGTCGGAGCGGCCACCGAGATCGAGATGAAGGAAAAGAAAGCTCGTGTCGAGGATGCCCTCGCCGCTACAAGGGCTGCAGTCGAGGAAGGTGTCGTACCCGGTGGAGGGATCACTCTTCTTCATGCGGCAACAGCTGTAGAGAAACTCGATCTCAAGGACGAAGAGAAGATCGGTGCCGATATCGTCGCCAAGGCTCTCTACGAGCCGGCAAAAATGATTGCCATCAATGCAGGCAGAGAAGGCTCTGTCATCATAGAGAAGATCAAGCATGAGAAGTCGCCTGAAATCGGTTATAATGCCGCTACAGGTAAATTCACCAGCATGATAGCTGACGGTATCGTCGATCCGACGAAAGTCGCCCGCTCGTCGCTGCAGAATGCTGCAAGCGTCGCGGCGCTTCTTTTGACGACCGAAGTGACGATCACCGACATTCCCGAAGAAAAGGGCCCTGACATGGGTGCAGGCGGAATGGGCGGAATGGGCGGAATGGGTGGAATGGGCGGAATGATGTAA
- a CDS encoding aminotransferase class I/II-fold pyridoxal phosphate-dependent enzyme, with translation MQSARLGKLPPYLFVEIDRRKTEYARSGGKVLDLGIGDPDLGAPGVLRDLLGEALGNREYDRYPSDRGLPGLIEAIRKWALKEHRVDLSPDEILITIGSKEAIAHLPLAVVDPGDTVLVPDPGYPVYSSSAIFAGAQPVTMPLLQSNDFLPDLEAIDTDISARSRMMYLNYPNNPTSAIAPSGFFGRMLEYCGNNGCILVNDAAYSEIMYEGRAEALFPIGRESSTPYIEFFSFSKTFSITGWRIGFAIGSPEVISALGRLKANIDSGVFSAVQAAVAGLLEADYQSVINEIIDVYRERRDILSDGLRKARIEFDPPEATFYFWIPVPGGEKSIDFCGRLLDDTGIVATPGVGFGQGGEGYFRLSITAPTDTIRQACVKLADFR, from the coding sequence ATGCAATCTGCTAGGCTGGGGAAGCTCCCACCATACCTGTTTGTCGAGATCGACAGGCGGAAGACCGAGTACGCCCGTTCTGGTGGAAAGGTGCTGGATCTTGGTATCGGTGATCCGGACCTTGGGGCTCCCGGAGTCCTCAGGGATCTTCTTGGCGAGGCACTTGGTAACAGGGAATACGATCGGTATCCTTCGGATCGTGGATTACCGGGACTTATTGAAGCTATCAGAAAATGGGCACTTAAAGAGCATCGGGTAGATCTTTCCCCTGATGAGATACTGATAACGATCGGCAGCAAAGAGGCGATCGCTCATCTTCCGCTGGCCGTAGTCGATCCTGGAGATACAGTACTGGTTCCCGATCCTGGATATCCTGTTTACAGTTCGTCTGCGATCTTCGCCGGGGCCCAGCCGGTGACCATGCCTCTGCTTCAGTCCAACGATTTTCTGCCCGATCTCGAAGCGATCGACACCGACATATCCGCACGGTCCCGGATGATGTATCTTAATTATCCGAACAATCCTACTTCCGCAATTGCTCCTTCCGGGTTTTTCGGCCGGATGCTTGAGTATTGTGGGAATAACGGTTGTATCCTTGTCAATGACGCTGCCTACAGTGAGATCATGTACGAAGGCAGGGCCGAGGCTCTGTTTCCCATCGGCAGGGAGAGCAGCACGCCCTATATCGAGTTTTTTTCCTTTTCGAAGACCTTTTCAATAACAGGTTGGCGGATCGGGTTTGCGATCGGGTCTCCTGAGGTCATCTCCGCCCTTGGAAGGCTGAAGGCGAACATCGACTCTGGTGTATTCAGTGCTGTTCAGGCCGCAGTCGCGGGCCTTCTCGAAGCTGACTACCAGTCGGTGATCAACGAGATAATCGATGTATACAGGGAGAGACGTGATATTCTCTCGGATGGCCTGAGAAAGGCCCGCATAGAGTTCGATCCTCCCGAGGCGACCTTTTATTTCTGGATACCGGTGCCGGGAGGTGAGAAGTCGATCGATTTCTGTGGAAGGCTTCTAGATGATACCGGTATCGTTGCTACACCCGGTGTAGGATTCGGGCAGGGGGGAGAGGGGTATTTCAGGTTGTCTATTACCGCTCCCACGGATACAATAAGACAGGCATGCGTTAAGCTGGCAGATTTCAGATAG
- the folB gene encoding dihydroneopterin aldolase encodes MLEEKVVLKGIRVFGYYGVSPMEREVGQKLEIDVEYWNDFTKACVTDALEDTVNYERVHSRVMDVVEKNRFNLIETLADAICSEILNDFPVTRIKTTIKKLTLPFPNNLDHVAVIVEREAG; translated from the coding sequence TTGTTAGAAGAGAAAGTCGTTCTAAAGGGGATAAGGGTCTTTGGCTACTACGGCGTTTCCCCGATGGAGAGGGAAGTCGGGCAGAAGCTGGAGATCGATGTCGAATACTGGAACGATTTTACGAAGGCCTGTGTGACAGATGCTCTGGAGGATACGGTCAACTATGAAAGGGTCCACTCAAGAGTGATGGATGTAGTTGAAAAGAACAGGTTCAACCTGATCGAGACTCTGGCCGATGCTATCTGTAGCGAGATCCTGAATGATTTTCCTGTTACCAGGATAAAAACGACAATAAAGAAACTTACACTTCCATTTCCCAATAATCTGGATCATGTCGCAGTCATCGTCGAACGCGAAGCAGGATAA
- the folK gene encoding 2-amino-4-hydroxy-6-hydroxymethyldihydropteridine diphosphokinase, which translates to MSQSSSNAKQDKPSVTVYLSLGSNEGAREEHVLAAAGLLSIQEHIDFVELSPLYETEPEGTGYSRTFINAVAMLRTAIGPYRLLDICQRIEWELGRVRQSPDCDRAIDIDIVLYGDLVMNDVRLELPHPRAVGRMFVLQPLFDIDPGAVFPPVGVSVGELIGRSIGYGWVRRVSTRSVLSSNFLSSKDLD; encoded by the coding sequence ATGTCGCAGTCATCGTCGAACGCGAAGCAGGATAAGCCCTCAGTCACCGTTTATCTCTCACTGGGATCAAACGAGGGTGCGAGGGAAGAACATGTGCTGGCAGCTGCTGGTCTTTTATCTATCCAGGAACATATCGATTTTGTGGAACTAAGCCCACTCTATGAGACTGAACCTGAAGGAACCGGTTATTCGAGGACATTTATAAATGCGGTTGCCATGTTAAGAACGGCAATCGGGCCGTATCGTCTTCTGGACATCTGCCAGAGAATCGAATGGGAACTCGGCCGGGTGAGGCAATCTCCTGATTGTGACAGGGCAATTGACATAGACATAGTGCTTTACGGTGATCTTGTGATGAATGATGTGAGGCTGGAGTTGCCTCATCCCCGTGCGGTCGGAAGGATGTTTGTACTCCAGCCTCTTTTTGATATCGATCCAGGAGCGGTTTTCCCACCGGTCGGTGTCAGTGTCGGTGAACTTATCGGCAGGAGTATCGGCTACGGATGGGTCAGAAGGGTCTCGACCCGCAGCGTACTGTCATCGAACTTCTTGAGTAGTAAAGATTTGGATTGA
- a CDS encoding deoxynucleoside kinase, whose translation MTSPCFFTTVQLMKDLKDRLISGGIKYLAIEGNIGAGKTTLARLLAAETEARLFLEEVDDNPFVEKFYDDMPGYGFQAQIFFLLNRYRQQLEISQQDLFSELMIADYLFAKDTIYAHAVLGDDELVLYNRLHSMLETKIVKPDLVIYLQATPEVLLQRIRKRGRNFERSIGDDYLAGLNDAFNHFFFHYDDTPLLIINTDTTDFTSSRTQVEDLYARISEKFEGTQYYIPSWEEGDS comes from the coding sequence TTGACATCGCCATGTTTTTTCACTACCGTACAGCTTATGAAAGACCTGAAGGACCGGCTGATATCCGGCGGAATCAAATATCTTGCGATAGAGGGTAATATCGGCGCGGGCAAGACCACTCTGGCGCGGCTTCTTGCCGCCGAGACGGAGGCGCGTCTCTTTCTCGAAGAGGTGGATGATAATCCCTTCGTAGAGAAATTCTACGACGATATGCCCGGTTACGGGTTCCAGGCGCAGATATTCTTTCTTTTGAACAGGTATCGCCAGCAGTTGGAAATATCGCAACAGGACCTGTTCTCCGAACTGATGATCGCCGATTATCTTTTTGCCAAGGATACGATCTACGCTCACGCTGTCCTGGGCGATGATGAACTTGTGCTATATAACAGGCTGCATTCAATGCTGGAGACGAAGATTGTGAAGCCCGATCTGGTCATCTATCTGCAGGCCACTCCTGAAGTCCTGCTGCAGAGGATCCGTAAAAGAGGCAGGAATTTCGAGAGGAGCATAGGCGACGATTATCTTGCCGGGCTCAACGACGCGTTCAATCACTTCTTTTTTCACTACGATGATACACCGTTGCTTATCATCAACACAGATACGACCGATTTTACTTCCAGCAGAACTCAAGTCGAGGATCTCTACGCGCGTATTTCCGAAAAATTCGAAGGTACGCAGTACTATATACCTTCCTGGGAAGAGGGCGATTCATGA
- the panB gene encoding 3-methyl-2-oxobutanoate hydroxymethyltransferase — MRKKVTKNTILKMKRSGEKIAAITSYDFLSTKIIDQTGIDLILVGDSLGMVIMGYENTLPVTMEEIIHHLKAVSRARPSAIVVGDMPFMSYQASVEDAVRNAGRLVKEGGAESVKLEGGERYVPVIEAVVQASIPVVGHLGLTPQSLHQMGGYRIQGRDDESAGKMVREAKALEQAGCFAIVIEGVPYQLANTITESISIPTIGIGAGSHCDGQVLVLNDMLGIHEESLPRFVKVYDEIGDRIRDAVSMYVEEVKEGRFPSIEHSYSTPRKKSADRAGDNEESNDSGSGPESNK; from the coding sequence ATGAGGAAAAAAGTCACAAAGAACACCATCCTCAAGATGAAACGCAGCGGTGAGAAGATCGCTGCTATCACATCATATGATTTTCTCTCGACAAAGATAATAGATCAGACGGGGATCGATCTGATACTCGTCGGCGATTCTCTCGGTATGGTCATCATGGGATACGAAAATACCCTCCCTGTGACGATGGAAGAGATCATTCATCATCTGAAGGCAGTGTCCCGAGCCAGGCCATCGGCAATCGTGGTCGGTGACATGCCTTTCATGTCCTACCAGGCCAGTGTAGAAGATGCTGTGAGAAATGCGGGGAGGCTGGTCAAGGAGGGAGGAGCCGAAAGTGTGAAGCTGGAGGGAGGAGAGAGATATGTCCCTGTGATCGAAGCTGTCGTTCAGGCGTCGATACCTGTAGTCGGACATCTCGGCCTGACACCTCAGTCACTGCACCAGATGGGTGGATATCGTATTCAGGGGCGGGACGACGAATCTGCGGGAAAGATGGTGAGGGAAGCAAAAGCACTTGAGCAGGCCGGATGTTTTGCTATAGTGATCGAGGGTGTTCCTTATCAACTTGCCAACACCATTACGGAGAGTATTTCGATACCGACGATCGGGATCGGTGCCGGCAGTCATTGTGACGGTCAGGTCCTGGTACTGAACGACATGCTTGGGATCCATGAGGAGTCTCTACCCCGATTCGTTAAAGTATATGATGAGATCGGAGACAGGATACGCGATGCTGTGTCGATGTATGTCGAGGAGGTAAAGGAAGGCAGATTCCCGTCGATCGAGCACAGTTATTCGACTCCGAGGAAAAAAAGTGCCGACAGGGCGGGCGACAATGAAGAAAGTAACGACTCCGGCTCAGGTCCGGAAAGCAATAAATAA
- the panC gene encoding pantoate--beta-alanine ligase: MKKVTTPAQVRKAINKAQGKGLSVGLVPTMGALHEGHESLVRMSLDETDFTVVSIFVNPVQFGSDEDLATYPRSLDDDTLILEKLGVDLLFAPEVTSIYSGEEATEFRVEGLGDRLCGATRPGHFQGVLLVVAKLFNMVRPDFAFFGQKDAQQAVIIQRMVADLDFPVRIRLGHTVRESDGLAMSSRNAHLNGNERKSAVALSRGLRLAFEKAKGGERDAGVIMDVVRSSMESGGFDVDYCEVVSGMDLKRLERLEGTVLFAAAGRLGKTRLIDNISLRIKGESVTEAVLEFPEWSRYEWK; this comes from the coding sequence ATGAAGAAAGTAACGACTCCGGCTCAGGTCCGGAAAGCAATAAATAAAGCTCAGGGGAAAGGTCTCAGCGTTGGGCTGGTACCCACCATGGGAGCTCTTCATGAGGGACACGAGAGCCTGGTCAGGATGTCCCTGGATGAGACGGATTTCACCGTTGTCTCCATATTCGTCAATCCCGTCCAGTTCGGGTCCGACGAAGACCTGGCGACCTATCCGAGATCGCTCGATGATGATACGCTGATCCTCGAAAAACTTGGAGTAGACCTTTTATTCGCTCCCGAGGTGACATCCATCTATTCGGGCGAGGAAGCGACAGAGTTTCGGGTGGAGGGACTCGGGGACAGGCTCTGTGGAGCTACCAGGCCCGGACATTTTCAGGGAGTACTTCTGGTCGTGGCTAAATTATTTAATATGGTCCGGCCGGATTTCGCCTTTTTCGGTCAGAAGGATGCCCAACAGGCCGTTATTATTCAGCGAATGGTGGCTGATCTGGATTTTCCGGTGAGAATCAGGTTGGGCCATACTGTCAGAGAGTCGGACGGGCTGGCGATGAGTTCGAGGAATGCTCACCTCAACGGTAATGAGAGAAAGAGTGCCGTAGCGCTCAGCAGAGGCTTGCGGCTGGCATTTGAAAAGGCGAAAGGCGGGGAGCGGGACGCTGGCGTCATCATGGATGTTGTTCGTTCCAGTATGGAGTCAGGCGGATTTGATGTCGATTATTGCGAAGTCGTTTCAGGAATGGACCTGAAGCGGCTCGAACGGCTCGAAGGCACAGTTCTCTTTGCTGCGGCTGGTCGACTTGGCAAAACGCGCCTGATCGATAATATCAGTCTGAGGATTAAAGGCGAGTCTGTTACGGAGGCGGTTCTGGAATTTCCGGAATGGAGCAGGTATGAGTGGAAATAA
- a CDS encoding NTP transferase domain-containing protein produces MSGNNGLAAVILAAGQGTRMKSDMAKVLHQLCGRPMIRYVVDAAGSIDPERIILVVGYQAEAVMKEMDGEDVEFALQEERLGTGHAVLQAGSLLEGFSGTVMVLTGDTPLLRSVTLAALLETHRDSCASATVLSAVLEDATGYGRIIKDKQGQFLKIVEHKDASDDEKKVNEINSGIFCFESRDLFSALAGVGKENAQGEYYLTDVMSILREEGRKTVVHLCLDRQEVMGINDVDQLKEAERLMN; encoded by the coding sequence ATGAGTGGAAATAATGGTCTCGCGGCTGTGATCCTGGCGGCAGGACAGGGTACAAGGATGAAATCCGATATGGCCAAGGTACTTCACCAGCTCTGTGGAAGACCTATGATCAGGTATGTTGTCGACGCTGCCGGATCTATAGACCCTGAAAGGATAATCCTGGTAGTAGGATATCAAGCCGAAGCGGTTATGAAAGAGATGGATGGCGAGGACGTCGAATTCGCCCTTCAGGAGGAGAGATTGGGCACGGGGCATGCCGTACTGCAGGCGGGCTCACTTCTGGAAGGGTTTTCGGGTACAGTCATGGTACTGACCGGGGACACTCCTCTGCTCAGGTCGGTGACTTTGGCGGCCCTCCTTGAGACGCATCGGGATTCCTGCGCGTCAGCGACAGTGCTTAGCGCTGTACTTGAAGACGCTACAGGGTATGGCAGGATAATAAAAGACAAGCAGGGACAATTTCTGAAGATAGTAGAGCATAAGGATGCTTCCGATGATGAGAAAAAAGTCAACGAGATAAACAGTGGTATATTCTGCTTCGAGAGCAGAGATCTTTTCAGCGCCCTGGCCGGGGTCGGCAAGGAGAATGCCCAGGGAGAATATTATCTTACGGATGTAATGTCGATACTGCGAGAGGAAGGCAGGAAGACTGTAGTCCATCTATGCCTGGACAGACAGGAAGTCATGGGAATTAATGACGTGGATCAGCTGAAAGAGGCAGAGAGGTTGATGAATTAG
- a CDS encoding HIT domain-containing protein — translation MDRIYAPWRSRYFTMEKNDGCLFCEIRKEEKDGEVGILYRGDHWFVIINLFPYTNGHVMVVANRHIEKLSEIRQEEGPELIELLGRSENALDEEYHPDAMNIGVNRGASAGAGIVGHLHFHIVPRWNGDTNFMTSVAETRVVSEEIGASYERLRRYFE, via the coding sequence ATGGACAGGATCTACGCTCCCTGGCGGAGCAGGTATTTTACGATGGAAAAGAATGATGGTTGCCTCTTCTGCGAGATCCGGAAGGAAGAGAAAGATGGGGAAGTCGGCATTCTGTACAGGGGTGATCACTGGTTCGTGATCATTAATCTGTTTCCATATACTAACGGACATGTAATGGTCGTAGCGAACCGACACATAGAGAAGTTGTCCGAGATCAGGCAGGAAGAAGGTCCGGAATTGATCGAACTTCTCGGTCGCAGTGAAAACGCGCTGGATGAAGAATACCATCCGGATGCGATGAATATCGGAGTGAACAGGGGGGCGTCGGCCGGAGCGGGAATCGTCGGTCACCTCCATTTCCACATAGTCCCCAGATGGAACGGAGATACGAATTTCATGACCTCGGTGGCGGAAACCAGGGTCGTCTCCGAGGAGATCGGGGCAAGTTACGAAAGACTGAGAAGATATTTCGAATAG
- a CDS encoding LytR C-terminal domain-containing protein, whose translation MAAARKKNRKSRISMPGLTGIVVFALMVFSLSVRWSGLGRGLAPEREYFQMEVLNGTGEPGIAIRTTMQLRLMGIDVKIEGNADRFDFRESLLIDRRGNPGLMKSLSRRLGCRRVLLQIQDRPEVDVTLIIGWDRDKLRLERS comes from the coding sequence ATGGCAGCTGCAAGGAAGAAGAACAGAAAATCAAGAATATCGATGCCTGGTCTGACAGGAATCGTTGTTTTTGCTTTAATGGTCTTTTCACTTTCGGTAAGATGGTCGGGTCTTGGCAGGGGACTGGCTCCGGAAAGGGAATATTTTCAGATGGAAGTGCTGAATGGTACCGGGGAGCCCGGAATCGCTATTCGGACGACGATGCAGCTGAGGTTGATGGGTATAGATGTCAAGATCGAGGGGAATGCCGATCGCTTCGATTTCAGGGAAAGTCTGCTGATCGATCGGCGGGGTAACCCCGGGTTGATGAAAAGTCTTTCACGCAGGCTCGGTTGCCGAAGGGTCCTCCTGCAGATACAGGACCGGCCGGAAGTCGACGTGACGCTGATAATCGGCTGGGACAGGGACAAGTTGAGACTTGAAAGATCGTAA
- a CDS encoding DUF4321 domain-containing protein: MAAKRRIGLVALVFFLGVVLGGVVGETIGLLLPEDNVIRELFVSGREFQVGPVYLNLIVMTFTLGFSLKVNLVSVLGIIVVAFLLRWYC; encoded by the coding sequence TTGGCGGCGAAAAGACGAATTGGCCTTGTAGCTCTGGTCTTTTTTCTCGGAGTAGTTCTTGGAGGAGTAGTCGGAGAGACGATAGGACTCCTTCTGCCCGAGGATAACGTGATTCGTGAGTTATTCGTTTCTGGCAGAGAATTCCAGGTGGGTCCGGTTTACCTGAACCTTATCGTCATGACTTTTACTCTGGGATTTTCTCTGAAGGTCAACCTGGTGAGTGTTCTCGGAATAATAGTCGTCGCGTTCCTCCTGAGGTGGTACTGCTAG
- a CDS encoding twin-arginine translocase TatA/TatE family subunit, whose protein sequence is MLNAILSGNLLPGFALIGPLGWSELLIILVIVLIFFGPKRLPEVAEAIGKSLRKFKKASRDVKEEIESGSKNITEDDEKQG, encoded by the coding sequence ATGCTGAATGCAATCTTATCCGGGAATTTACTACCGGGCTTTGCTCTGATCGGACCTCTCGGGTGGTCCGAGCTCCTGATCATTCTTGTTATCGTTCTGATCTTTTTTGGCCCGAAAAGGCTTCCAGAGGTGGCTGAAGCAATCGGTAAATCGTTGCGTAAGTTTAAAAAAGCCTCGCGTGATGTAAAAGAGGAAATCGAATCCGGGTCGAAAAATATTACGGAAGACGATGAAAAGCAGGGTTGA